The nucleotide sequence AATTTATTCTTCCAACAGCTGAAACAGCTTTAGTTAATCTTCATCGTGATGAAATACTAAAGGAAGATGAGTTACCTAAAAAATATTTTGCGTATACTCCATGTTATAGAGTTGAGGCGGGAAGTTATAGAGCTTCAGAGAGAGGAATGATAAGAGGTCATCAGTTTAACAAAATAGAAATGTTTCAGTATACTAAGCCTGAAGATTCAGATGCAGCCTTGGAGGAACTTATAGGAAAAGCTGAAAAGCTTGTAAAAGGATTAGGACTTCATTATAGACTATCAAAACTTGCAGCAGCAGATTGCAGTGCTTCAATGGCAAAAACCTATGATATTGAAGTATGGATTCCAAGTATGAACGAGTATAAGGAAGTAAGTTCTGCTTCAAATGCACGAGATTATCAAGCAAGAAGAGGAAAGATAAGGTTTAGAAGAGAAGAAACTAAAAAAATTGAGTATGTAAATACCTTAAATGCTTCAGGGCTTGCAACAAGTAGAGTACTTCCAGCAATACTTGAGCAAATGCAGGATAAGGATGGAAGTATAGTTGTTCCAGAAGTTTTGAGAAAATGGGTAGGAAAAGATAAATTATAACTAAAAAATAATGAAGAGAATGAAGGGTTCTCTTCATTATTTTTTATATTTAACCCCTAAGAATAAATTCCTATAGCTATGTTAAGAATAGACTTGAGGAGGGTTGAATATGAATAATTTAATTGTTTTTGCACATCCAAATCCAAACAGTTTTGGAAAGGGTATATTAGATGAAGTTGTAAAAGCATCAGAAGAGAGTGGTGCAGCTGTAAGAATTAGAGATTTATATCAATTGGGATTTGATCCAATATTAAAGCCTGCTGATTTTGAAACTTTTCAAAGAGGAGAGGTTCCACAGGATATTAAAGATGAACAAGAAAATGTTAAATGGGCAAACATGATTACTTTTATTTATCCTGTATGGTGGGCTGGACTACCAGCTATGCTTAAAGGATATGTAGATAGAGTATATTCATATGGATTTGCTTATGAGTATGTTGATGGTCAGCCAAGAGGTTTATTAACAGGTAAGAAGGCATTAATATTCTGTACAACAGGAACACCAAGTGATGTATATGGAGCAAATGGTATGCATAACTCAATGAAGCAGACAACAGATGAAGGAATATTTAAGTTCTGTGGAATAGAGGAAGTAAGACATAACTTTTTTGGAGCAGTTCCGCATGTTTCAGATGAAATTAGAAAAGATTATTTAAGAGCAGCTTCAGAAATAGTGAAGGAGCACATAAGTTCTTCAAAAAGTTTCGTTTAAAAAATATAAAATCATAAGGTTGGAAATAATATAAACTTTCCAACCCCTATTCTAGTCCATTATCATATTTACAATAACACGTGCACATTCATCTATAAGTATATTTTTATTTAAGTCGGGATATATATCAAAAACAAGTTCATCTTCAATATTTTCAATAAGAGAGTATATCAAAAAAGACTGTTCTTTTTCATGCTTTAAATTAATTCCACATTTCTTTAAATGCTTAACAACAGCATCCATCATAGTATTTTTTATATTTTCAAAAAAGCCTCGTACATCTTCATCAATATAAGATAGAGACATAAGCTCATCATGATATTTTTTTGGGTAACTAGTGTGAAACTTTATAAAAATTTGGAGTACATTTTTTATAGTATTTACGGGATTATCATTTTGGGAAATTTTATCTAATTCATTAAGGGTTTGTTCTCTAAAAGACTTACTGCTTTCATAAAGAGATGAAAGTAAAATGTCCTTTTTATCTTTAAAATATGCATAAACAGTTCCAGTAGAAAGACCAGCTGCCTTTGCTATGTCTGCTGTTGTTATATCATAATATCCGTTTTTCAATAAAAGAGTATTTGCTGCATCAAGTATTCTCTTCTTTTTTTCTATCGAACGTTTTTGTTGAGGTTTTCGAACTTCCTTGTCCAAATTTTTTCACCTTCTTATATTTAAGTATATTAAGAATATTTTAATATAACCATAATAGGTTGTCAATCAAACATGAAAGTGATTTCATATTTGTATTGACAGTAATAACCCATCAGGATATAACGTGAATATGAAATGCGTTTCATATTTTGGAGGTGGATAAAATGAATGAAAGAAAAAAATACATTGGATTTATTGGAATACTTATAGCAGCTTTTCTTGGAGTTATTGATAGTACGATTGTAAATATTGCTCTTCCAAATATAACAGATTATTTTAAAGTAAGCTTAAATGATACAAGTTGGATCAGCACAATTTATGCATTGGCACTAGCTGTTTTTATGATCACAGCAGCCAAGTTTGCAGATCAATTTGGAAGAAAAAAATTAATGATTATTGGGATTTTAATCTTTGGAGTAAGCTCAGCCTTGTGTGGAATTTCAAATTCATTATTGTTTCTCATTATAATGAGATTTGTACAAGGAATAGGAGGGGCAATTATTACGCCAATAGCACTTCCAATGGGAATAGAAATATTCGGCAAGGAAAGAATGAACATAGTTGTTGGTGCATCTGGAGCAGTGGTTGGTTTAGCAGCTGCTAGTGGACCTCCATTAGGTGGAGTTTTGATAAAGTATATAAATTGGCAGTCGGTTTTTTTTGTAAATGTTCCATTTGCTATAGCAGCTTTAATTCTTATTGTTATTTGTGTCAATGAATCCTATGATAATACG is from Clostridium acetobutylicum ATCC 824 and encodes:
- a CDS encoding TetR/AcrR family transcriptional regulator, which translates into the protein MDKEVRKPQQKRSIEKKKRILDAANTLLLKNGYYDITTADIAKAAGLSTGTVYAYFKDKKDILLSSLYESSKSFREQTLNELDKISQNDNPVNTIKNVLQIFIKFHTSYPKKYHDELMSLSYIDEDVRGFFENIKNTMMDAVVKHLKKCGINLKHEKEQSFLIYSLIENIEDELVFDIYPDLNKNILIDECARVIVNMIMD
- a CDS encoding NAD(P)H-dependent oxidoreductase; the protein is MNNLIVFAHPNPNSFGKGILDEVVKASEESGAAVRIRDLYQLGFDPILKPADFETFQRGEVPQDIKDEQENVKWANMITFIYPVWWAGLPAMLKGYVDRVYSYGFAYEYVDGQPRGLLTGKKALIFCTTGTPSDVYGANGMHNSMKQTTDEGIFKFCGIEEVRHNFFGAVPHVSDEIRKDYLRAASEIVKEHISSSKSFV